A single Ptiloglossa arizonensis isolate GNS036 chromosome 2, iyPtiAriz1_principal, whole genome shotgun sequence DNA region contains:
- the LOC143155227 gene encoding nucleoside diphosphate kinase 6 isoform X1 has protein sequence MQAQKSLQLTLAIIKPHAVKSPFVLKKIRDLIIENNFKIIRSRRTIVTPQEAELFYAEHKNKFFYNRLLTFMCSGPSDIHILADYAAIFKWRKLMGPTKVYQAQYIAPDSIRGMFGLSDTRNVTHGSDSEKSVEREISIFFKDFDIQKWHENEERYYSSGQVHFDPIAFLHTIDKRFTNIHTEQITK, from the exons ATGCAAGCGCAAAAATCTCTGCAGCTAACATTGGCAATAATCAAACCACATGCTGTTAAATCTCCCTTTGTGCTTAAA AAAATTCGAGATTTAATCattgaaaacaatttcaaaattatcaGATCACGCAGAACAATAGTTACACCACAAGAAGCAGAATTATTTTATGCTGaacacaaaaataaatttttttataatcgtCTTTTGACGTTTATGTGCAGCGGCCCATCTGATATTCACATTTTAGCTGATTATGCTGCTATTTTTAAGTGGAGAAAATTAATGGGTCCTACGAAAGTTTATCAAGCTCAATATATTGCACCGGACTCAATTCGTGGAATGTTTGGTTTATCTGATACAAGAAATGTAACACATGGATCTG atTCAGAAAAATCTGTAGAACgtgaaatatcaatattttttaaagattttGATATTCAGAAATGGCatgaaaatgaagaaagatactATAGCTCAGGTCAGGTTCATTTTGACCCAATAGCATTTCTACATACTATTGATAAACGGTTTACGAATATTCATACAgaacaaattacaaaataa
- the LOC143155228 gene encoding uncharacterized protein LOC143155228, giving the protein FPSGNLCHRNGTDENDICGTEPPTSLFAHENEINILKDSFNQVDVTRDCKPILKLEDHVPSIPSVYMLPKVDEEAEENTEM; this is encoded by the coding sequence TTTCCATCTGGCAACCTGTGCCACAGGAACGGCACCGACGAGAACGACATATGTGGCACAGAACCACCTACCAGCTTGTTCGCCCACGAGAACGAAATCAATATCCTAAAGGACTCTTTCAATCAAGTAGACGTCACCAGAGACTGCAAGCCGATCTTGAAGCTCGAAGATCACGTACCGTCGATTCCTAGTGTTTACATGTTGCCGAAGGTCGACGAGGAAGCCGAGGAGAACACtgaaatgtaa
- the LOC143155227 gene encoding nucleoside diphosphate kinase 6 isoform X2 gives MQAQKSLQLTLAIIKPHAVKSPFVLKKIRDLIIENNFKIIRSRRTIVTPQEAELFYAEHKNKFFYNRLLTFMCSGPSDIHILADYAAIFKWRKLMGPTKVYQAQYIAPDSIRGMFGLSDTRNVTHGSDSEKSVEREISIFFKDFDIQKWHENEERYYSSAFLLYEGSCETHLGVLQ, from the exons ATGCAAGCGCAAAAATCTCTGCAGCTAACATTGGCAATAATCAAACCACATGCTGTTAAATCTCCCTTTGTGCTTAAA AAAATTCGAGATTTAATCattgaaaacaatttcaaaattatcaGATCACGCAGAACAATAGTTACACCACAAGAAGCAGAATTATTTTATGCTGaacacaaaaataaatttttttataatcgtCTTTTGACGTTTATGTGCAGCGGCCCATCTGATATTCACATTTTAGCTGATTATGCTGCTATTTTTAAGTGGAGAAAATTAATGGGTCCTACGAAAGTTTATCAAGCTCAATATATTGCACCGGACTCAATTCGTGGAATGTTTGGTTTATCTGATACAAGAAATGTAACACATGGATCTG atTCAGAAAAATCTGTAGAACgtgaaatatcaatattttttaaagattttGATATTCAGAAATGGCatgaaaatgaagaaagatactATAGCTCAG cTTTTTTATTATATGAGGGGTCATGTGAGACCCATTTAGGGGTTCTGCAATAG
- the LOC143155227 gene encoding nucleoside diphosphate kinase 6 isoform X3 — MLLNLPLCLNAYFQKIRDLIIENNFKIIRSRRTIVTPQEAELFYAEHKNKFFYNRLLTFMCSGPSDIHILADYAAIFKWRKLMGPTKVYQAQYIAPDSIRGMFGLSDTRNVTHGSDSEKSVEREISIFFKDFDIQKWHENEERYYSSGQVHFDPIAFLHTIDKRFTNIHTEQITK, encoded by the exons ATGCTGTTAAATCTCCCTTTGTGCTTAAA tgCTTATTTTCAGAAAATTCGAGATTTAATCattgaaaacaatttcaaaattatcaGATCACGCAGAACAATAGTTACACCACAAGAAGCAGAATTATTTTATGCTGaacacaaaaataaatttttttataatcgtCTTTTGACGTTTATGTGCAGCGGCCCATCTGATATTCACATTTTAGCTGATTATGCTGCTATTTTTAAGTGGAGAAAATTAATGGGTCCTACGAAAGTTTATCAAGCTCAATATATTGCACCGGACTCAATTCGTGGAATGTTTGGTTTATCTGATACAAGAAATGTAACACATGGATCTG atTCAGAAAAATCTGTAGAACgtgaaatatcaatattttttaaagattttGATATTCAGAAATGGCatgaaaatgaagaaagatactATAGCTCAGGTCAGGTTCATTTTGACCCAATAGCATTTCTACATACTATTGATAAACGGTTTACGAATATTCATACAgaacaaattacaaaataa